A part of Uloborus diversus isolate 005 chromosome 6, Udiv.v.3.1, whole genome shotgun sequence genomic DNA contains:
- the LOC129225189 gene encoding ADP-ribosylation factor 6-like, producing MGKILSKIFGNKEMRILMLGLDAAGKTTVLYKLKLGQSVTTIPTVGFNVETVTYKNVKFNVWDVGGQDKIRPLWRHYYAGTQGLIFVVDCADHERIEESKLELHRIINDREMRDAVILIFANKQDLPDAMKPHEIQEKLGLTRLGGDRKWHIQPSCATTGDGLYEGLMWLTSSSKG from the exons ATggggaaaatattatcaaaaatctTTGGCAATAAGGAAATGAGGATATTAATGCTTGGTTTGGATGCAGCTGGAAAAACaa cTGTTTTATACAAATTAAAGCTTGGTCAGTCGGTCACAACTATACCTACAGTTGGATTCAATGTTGAAACAGTCACTTATAAGAATGTTAAATTCAATGTGTGG gatgTTGGTGGACAAGACAAAATCCGTCCGCTTTGGAGGCATTATTATGCTGGTACTCAAGGACTTATTTTTGTAGTTGATTGTGCTGACCATGAAAGAATTGAAGAATCAAAGTTGGAGCTGCATAGAATAATTAATGATAGAGAAATGCGAGATgcagttattttaatatttgcaaaTAAACAAGATTTGCCAGATG caatgaagCCTCATGAAATTCAGGAAAAACTAGGCCTTACTCGATTAGGTGGAGATCGAAAGTGGCACATACAACCTTCTTGTGCGACGACAGGTGATGGTTTATACGAAGGCTTAATGTGGCTAACATCAAGTAGTAAAGGTTAA